A region of Verrucomicrobiia bacterium DNA encodes the following proteins:
- a CDS encoding transposase, whose amino-acid sequence MTTIPRAMQTKRDKTQGIPAQSRSQAGAPKCSQLSRPPYNPGLQQLVTGKQSWAVPLDEDAKAKGFLGWHQRSYLPHYDAPGITQIITLRLADSLPASRRREWEHLLQIENLRERRRKLEEYLDRSLGDCWLRQPAIASLAEGALRHFDGQRYALAAWVIMPNHLHALVDVWDTPLSELIKSWKAFVAHEANKLLGRRGEFWEREYLDTVIENNAHHRTAVSYIENNPAKAGLVREAKEWPWSSARFRDELGRLKYPVARSRSKSGAPQGDGAPTCSRLRPWRNK is encoded by the coding sequence ATGACCACCATCCCGCGTGCGATGCAAACTAAGCGGGACAAAACTCAAGGCATTCCCGCCCAAAGCCGGTCACAGGCCGGCGCTCCCAAGTGTTCGCAGCTTTCACGACCCCCTTACAATCCCGGCCTGCAACAGCTAGTCACCGGCAAGCAGTCGTGGGCAGTCCCACTTGATGAGGATGCCAAAGCAAAAGGATTCTTAGGCTGGCATCAACGCAGCTATCTGCCTCATTACGATGCGCCCGGCATCACACAAATCATCACCTTACGCCTCGCCGATTCTTTGCCAGCAAGCCGTCGTCGGGAATGGGAGCATTTGCTGCAAATCGAGAATCTTCGCGAGCGGCGGCGAAAACTGGAGGAGTATCTGGATCGCAGCCTTGGTGATTGCTGGTTACGCCAGCCCGCCATCGCCAGCCTGGCGGAGGGTGCGTTGCGCCATTTTGATGGTCAACGTTACGCACTGGCCGCTTGGGTCATCATGCCGAATCACCTGCATGCGCTCGTGGATGTTTGGGACACGCCGCTGTCGGAGTTGATCAAGAGTTGGAAGGCCTTTGTCGCTCATGAAGCGAACAAGCTGCTCGGACGCCGCGGCGAATTCTGGGAACGCGAGTATCTCGACACTGTGATCGAGAATAATGCACACCACCGAACGGCGGTGAGTTACATCGAAAACAATCCCGCGAAAGCCGGGCTCGTGCGTGAAGCGAAGGAATGGCCCTGGAGTAGCGCGCGGTTTCGCGATGAGCTTGGACGGTTGAAATACCCGGTAGCGCGAAGCCGCTCAAAGAGTGGCGCCCCGCAAGGAGATGGAGCGCCGACTTGTAGTCGGCTTAGACCGTGGCGAAACAAATGA